CAAATGTTTGGGATCGGtaaaattttttaaaagtgttttatagaagactgtatttatttgatcagaataaatgctaactaaatgaataaaaaaaaaaaaatgaaatagtatttaaaatattataacaataaaatCTTTCtagttgaatatattttaaaatgtaatttattgtggCGATGCAAAGctagattttcagcatcattgctcttcagtctttagtgtcacatgatctttcagaaatcattctaatatactgatttgctgctgaagagcaataataattaatgtaaaaaaaaaaaaaaaaaaaactatttttgtggaatgtttttttttttttttgtcttgtctttACTCTCATTTCTGCCTTGATCTTATGcaaccttgctgaatagaagtgttaatttatttaaaaaaaatagtatcttTCACCATACTTTTAAAAGGTGGTGTATTTaattgcaagtgtgtgtgtgtgtgagagatcgcAGAATAACCACACGttgtgtatttttaatgtttcttctGTTTTGTTTCTATCCAGGCTGATCTCGTTTCAGGAGTTTCTGGCCTTCGAGTCAGTGCTGTGTGTACCTGATGCCCTCTTCATCGTGGCCTTCCAGCTGTTTGACAAGACAGGCACTGGATCTGTGTCCTTTGGTGAGAACAGTATTGACTGTATAGAAATGTTCAGTCTTACCGGTATTTAAAGTGGACTTCTGTATTGGTACATGCTTACATCAAACTCCATTGAAATCAATTCAGAGTTAAGAATGTGTGTGGAGATTTGTATGTATGCTGTTCCAGTTCCTTCGTCTTTCATTTAATGCTGCCTACagcttgcaatgtttttgaactgACCAGTAGCGTTTCATTTCCTTTAACAGTGTCAGCTGATCATAATGTAGTTATGCTAAACAGACAAGCAGCTTAACCttgaacacacagacacattcaTTCTCGCACATGGTCACGTGTTCAGAGAACCTTTAAAACACTGTCAGTAATGTTGCAACGCCCGTTATGTTCTTCAGGAGTGTAAATCTGAGCCTATCCGTGTGTTAACAGAGAACGTGCGCGATATCTTCAGCCAGACCACCGTGCACCACCACATCCCCTTCAACTGGGACTGTGAGTTCATCCGCTTGCATTTCGGCAATGACAGGAAAAAAAGTCTCAGCTACCTGGAGTTCACCCAATTCCTGCAGGTACAACACCCAAACAATTATACACACTCATTAATTCACATtcattcacctttatttatagattttatttatttatacacactcATCATGGAAATATCATATTACGTTTGttattataacatcttttatactTTATATAAGTTTGAAATAATGCTTATCttactattactaataatattataattatattgtgataaaaatataattgtgtagtattattattatcttaataataatgcatttaatataatgaagttttaatatataataaacttaatgaaatgttaatgtaatttattaaattgtagagtttatattatttaatattactaaatattcagtattattattattcttttttttaaatgatagttgtattaaattattattaattttaataataataatttatatttttataataaaattaaatgaaacctCTTAGgcacaaaattaataattttaatataaaatgttaatatagtaTTGATGAAATTTtactataataatgtaatattaattttataatacagtaaaattatattttatatttcaataacaaaagtacatttaataatgtttatttttaagataataatttacaattagttgttaatttaatgttttatttatataaaggcCCCTGGAATGATGAATGATGTTAAATTTTGCACCATCAGGTTTTAACTGGCCCATGCCAACCAGCCAAATCTTGACCTTTTGGTCTTTGGCAAAACTTCTGTATAAGTTCATcctttaacaaaatctaattCTGTGCTTGTTGTCACAGGAGCTGCAGCTTGAGCATGCGAGACAGGCGTTCGCACAGAAAGACAAGGTCAAGAGCGGTGCTGTTTCTGCCCTGGACTTCAGTGACATCATGTCCACCATCAGACACCACATGCTCACACCTTTTGTTGAGGAAAACCTTGTGTCTGTAAGTGTGTGGCTCTCTTTCCATCTAGTAAGCTGTTTGTTGTGATGATGTtgtaaaaagtttaaatgtttgtgtCTTCTCAGGCAGCAGGCGGTGGCACCTCTCACATGGTGAGCTTCTCCTACTTCAATGCCTTCAACTCTCTCCTGAACAACATGGAACTGATCCGTAAAATCTACAGCACTCTCGCAGGGTCTCGCAAGGATACGCTCGTCACTAAAGGTGCGTGCCCTCTGTCATATCCAGTTCTGTTCATCTGCACATCAGAATAAAGTTTTTAACTATTATCTAACATTTTCTTCATCtgtagaggagtttgttcatTCTGCAAATAAATTTGGTCAGATTACTCCTATGGAAATCGACATCCTGTTCCAGCTAGCAGGCCTGCACTCCCAAACAGGGTACTTTCCTTTTAAAAAATCAAGTTCATCCACACATACCATAAGTAGCATTATCAGCTGatcgtgtgtttgtgtatgttatgATGTGTAGACGATTAAACCTGGCTGATATCGAGAGGATAGCACCACTGGAGGAAGGAGCCCTGCCATATAATCTAGCAGAGGCGCAGAGACAGGTGAGCTTATCTGTATGAACAGTCAGATAAGAGACTATTAGGaattgttttaatgtgtatattaCTACGAAAATTATGTTATCAGTGAGCTTTCCTTATCTAGCAGAACTCATTATGGCATGAAACACACTTTCACTACTAGGGATTAGATACCACTCTCACTTTCTTCAGAAAGTGTAAAATCAGGTTTTAAATGAATATTCAGGCTTCTGTCATTCATCTCAAATACAGATCGGCCCAAACTATTGAACATGTAGTTTTTGTGCCTCGCATGCTTATTTCTtgctgtctttctgtcactgcaGCATTCACAAGCGGATGTTTCTCGGCCTGTGTGGCTGCAGGCAGCAGAGTCGGCGTACAGATTTACTCTGGGCTCCATCGCTGGAGGTTTGAGTTTTCTCATTTTTAAAGACACCACAAAATTAGTACAGTTTTCCATTCTGTGTTATGCATTTCCATATGACAAAGGAAGTTGATAAGTCATAAACTATGATTTGTTCAGGTGGTATTAGGAGGAGGGTCAGTACCTTTCTAAAAAGCCTTTTAGTGGCAAAAATTGGGATATGTCAGTGTACAAGATGAGTTGTtgatcccttttttttttttttttccattttccaagAAGTCTTAAACACTAAATTTGAAATTTGCATTACAAGTTGATTATGACTGACTTCAATGCTAATAGAAACTGACTAAAAACCACTGAAATTCAAGGGTCTTTAAATGAGCCACAGTATTTAATAGAATGCTGTCTTTACATATTAAATTGCTCAAGTGACCGTAAAGACGTTTACAAAATTACAACAGATTTCAGTTTCACATAAACAATTTTAAActtcataataaaaaaagtacagttgcacgaagatattaagcagcaactGTTTTCTCCGTTGATGTTAAGAAAtgtctcgagcagcaaatcagcatattagaatgatttctgaaggacacaggaaaaattacgttttaaatatattattgtttttttaaattgcaataatgtttcacaatagtgcttattttactgtattttcaaatcaacaagaatttaagaaaaaaagaaaagcaaaagaccaaTCTTGTTTTCCATGGCCTCTTTAAATGCACAAGATTTTGTGGTTTACATGGATGAGTATATATATGTTATTACACTTGATTGAAATGTactttattatgtgtgtgtgtgtgtgtctatagccACTGGTGCCACAGCTGTGTACCCCATAGACCTGGTCAAGACCCGTATGCAGAACCAGCGCTCCACCGGCTCCTTCGTAGGAGAGCTCATGTACAAGAACAGCTTTGACTGCGCCAAGAAGGTCCTGCGATACGAGGGCTTCTTCGGCTTTTATAGAGGTTGGATTTGTCTTATGCCATCATCGCTGCTTCAGAAGAACGAAATGAAATAAAGTATGTGTCTTCAGCTTTCTTAACCTTGATCCcactttcttttttccttctctttctctctctctctctctctctctctctgtgtgcgtgtgtgttttccCCATCAGGTCTTGTACCCCAGCTCATCGGAGTGGCTCCAGAAAAAGCCATCAAGCTTACTGTGAGTGTCATCAAACATCCTGTAAAAAGCTTTTTCTAATCAGATGACAGTTAAGCCAATTATACAAGTCTCTCTGTATCTGTCTTCCAGGTGAATGACTTTGTGAGGGACAAATTTACCACAAAAGAAGATACAGTACCTCTGGCTGCTGAGATTCTGGCCGGTGGATGTGTGAGTATAATAAACCGCACAGACCTGTTGAACTGGGTTATGTTGTACTTAAATGGCTAAACTTTCTGTGTCTGTCTTTCCAGGCCGGTGGGTCACAGGTTATCTTCACCAATCCTCTGGAGATTGTTAAGATTCGTCTGCAGGTGGCCGGTGAGATCACTACAGGTCCCAGAGTGAGCGCGCTCAATGTGGTTCGAGACCTTGGCTTTTTTGGCCTCTACAAGGTGGGAAATGTTTACAATTAAATTTGACAATTTGACAACAACTTGAATCGATGACTTGGTGTGAACTGTAACACATAAATGTTACTGGTTTTCCTCCTCAGGGTGCGAAGGCTTGTTTCCTGCGTGATATCCCCTTCTCTGCGATCTATTTCCCCGTGTATGCCCATACGAAGGCAAGTATGGCGGATGAGGATGGAAGGGTGGGGCCTCTGCAGCTGCTGACCGCTGGAGCCATCGCAGGTCAGAACATGACTCTCGCTTGAACTTTGTGATGCTGACCCAGTTAAGTTAAAGATTGTACACAcacatgtgagtgagtgagtgagtgattgtgtgtcTATTTTGCACTTGTGTTAGAGTTTACAAACATGCATGTGacttaaatcatatttctgaacAATTTGATATTCATTGGAAAATAATGTACAACAAGAACGGTTCATGATTTCAGAATttgaaataacaaataaaaaaaatcatattttcccttaaaatgacaaataagaatGTGTCATGCATGATAAGACTAGATTTCCTATTGAAGATCACACATTTTGTTTCATGTATTAATAGGTGTGTGGGTGTTTTTATTTTACAGGTGTCCCGGCTGCTTCGCTTGTCACCCCTGCTGATGTCATCAAAACGCGACTGCAGGTGGCTGCCCGCGCCGGTCAGACGACTTATTCTGGAGTGATCGACTGCTTCAGGAAGATCTTACAGGAGGAAGGCTTCCGAGCTCTGTGGAAGGGAGctggaggtacacacacacacacgcgatgACACTGATGTCATTACACATCCATTACTCACTCACAGTCCTCTCTTTGTGTTCTCCGTAGCTCGTGTGTTTCGTTCCTCCCCTCAGTTCGGTGTGACCCTGGTGACCTACGAGCTCCTGCAGCGATGGTTCTACGTTGACTTCGGAGGACAGTAAGTGCTGATCATGTGAAGCACACCTTTTACTGCATGACAGCAGACCTCTCAGGAGAAGATTCACACATCATGCTTGCAAATCGGAAAGATTAGGTGATATAATATCATGATGGATGAGATTCATTCAAGGTTGCTATAAAATAGCTGATATACACAAGTGTTTTTGCGCATcatttgaaattttaataatGTACGTATCAACATTGCTGCTACAAATCATTAAAATGTCTAAAAACTCATATttatttgaggtcagtaagatttttcaatTTGAGAGAAACTAACACTTTTATTATGCAAGGtttcattacattaaattaattaaaaatgtcatgcaaatacatttatgttgCAAAAAGATTTACGTTTCAAAaagatgctgttcttttggactttccattcataaaataatccttaaaaaatgcatcacagatatataaactgttttcaacattgatgataatcagaaatgtttctcgagcaataaataaatatatcagaatgatttctgaactcTTCAGTGAATCTGAAAactaaagtaatgatgctgaaaattcagctgcgcatcacagaaataaattacatttttcagtGTATTCAAATAtaccagttattttaaactaataatatttcagaatattgtttttattgtatttttgagcaaataaacacagccttgtcTTATGTTATGTTCAAAATAATCTTGAAAAATTGTATTGATATTTGATAGAATGCATTTGTTGGATGTGGTCAAAAAAAGGTTTCCTGATAATGGTAGTTTTTTTCTTGGAGAAAGGGTGTTGTTGCACTTATCAAACCACTGAGAAATATGGCATGTCGAGTCACTTTGGATAAGCATCtgctgtaagaaaaaaaactcttttcCTCTCCTCTTTCCAGCCGCCCTACTGGTTCTGAACCAACGCCCAAATCCCGGATCTCTGAGCTTCCTCCTGTCAGTCCTGAGCACGTCGGTGGATACCGTCTGGCAGCCGCCACATTCGCCGGCGTGGAGAACAAGTTCGGACTTCACCTTCCCAAGTTCAAATCGTCCGGGGTCACAGCAATTCACTCCGAAACCAGGGAACAAGATGGTGCTTCGTAAAGTCATGCCCCGCCCACCACACCCTTGTCCTCCAGTGGCTGCATGCCTCCCTCCTGCAGTACATTTGCCCacatttttcacactttttttctccctcatttcgTTTGAGTTTTTAGGTGGGGGACATGGGAAATTATTCTCGTTTTCAGAGTCTGGTTGCTTTAACCCATATCAGTGCCTCAGTTTTAATGAAGAACACTGGTTAAAGCTCATAGTTAGTGTGTTTTCTGAAGCACAGTGTAGACATCAGCCACACCAATCGAGACCTAACGTGACACATGCAGTGAAATACCTAACAAGGGCTCTAAAGAAGTTCATCAGCCACTGAAACGAAAGAGCTTTTCATGAAACACTCCTGAAAGGAAAACCATGACATGTACTGTTGGTTTTGTGTTCCTCTGATCCCCAAGACTCACATTCGCTGCTTTTGAGTTTTAATCTCATGATTATGATGTATTGATGTGACCGAAGCATGCTGTAGCGCTCTTCATTTGCTCAATAGGCTTTGCGTAGCTTGCACTTGTACATCTCATGCACAGAgacgtgtgtctctctctctgtctgcatcACACTGAGTGATGTGCAGAGGTCTCCAAACTTGACTGATTGATCGGAGAAATCATTGTTGATTTcaaatgtagaaaataatttaaatgtatttcatcCTTGTATTTTATGGAAATAAATCAATACAGTTCAATTTTATTTCTAGTTTGTGATGGTTTTATTGAGTTTATTACTGCAAGCTACAAAAAATGTCGGATAAAGTGAGTTAGTGAAGTCGTTGGAGAACCAAACGCACACATGCAAGATCAAACACGCTTGTCCTGGTCATGTAAATCAGGGAACCCACACATTTTGTCCAatggatttttatgatttaaaaataatgcatGCCCAAACCACAACTTTTAGCTGAGTAAATATTTTGCATATGGTTAGGCTTGTCAAGAATGTGATGTAATTGATTTTTTTGACTGTGCTCAGTGTGTTTTTGAAAGTCCAATCATATCCAAATAAGGgaattttaagaaaatattaataaatatgcatttgaaattcctaaaatattttaaaatgcttttaatatattttttatattgtcattGTCATGTGTAGTTATGAGTGTTTCATATTCATTATGAATAAATTAACTGCATATTATTAACAAttgttcataattatttaacaattaatcattatcttagggttagggttagctcATCACCATTACAGATTTGAGAAATTTTAAAAGGAATAGACTAAGGAATAAGGTAAGGAAtaaactgaaatattaaaaatgaatgcaaGAGCATTTGCATTATTGGCTGGGAGGTCACTAAATTTAAATTACGAATAAATgtcaaattacatattaaaatggtaaaaatacataaatataacagGATGCAGACATTGTCAAGCTGGCTATTAACTACTTTGTTAACCCTTCAAggaaaaatgtattcataaaataaatggaaaaatgtattcataaaataaatggaaaaataataaCACTCTGTTAGTTTAAATATGTGCCAAAGGGAAGTTTTAGGTTAATGCTAATCAAAAGACCACACTTTTTCTCCAAGCCCTTTTGAAATGACAAATCATGGGACATTTTTAAAACCATGATCTAGAGAttgcattttgcaaaaaaaatatatatatatttcaatcatAAGCGCTGGAATAAACAAGCACCAAAAGGGCAATGCTGTGTGATGGAAGATCCTggatacttgtgtgtgtgtgtgtgtgtgtgtgtgtgtgtgtgtgtgtgtgtgttataaaatGAGCTTTAAGGCATTCAGAAGAACTGAGTTACACGTTGAAAGGTTTGCCGATCTGGTTTTTACAAATGTGCATTCAGTCTTTATAAgctaaaaacaaaatgcatttcttaaaagctataaataaTCCAAATGTGAAAGTTTATTCAATAGAAGGAACTGTTTAAAAATATCCCAGCCCTTTAAAAACACATCTCCCCTGTTACTCAgtgtcaaaagatgctggacAATAGTTTGCACATCGGTAGTGTTATTCTCCCTTTCCTCCAAATCAGCCTCTAATCCTAGAAATagcttaaaatattataaatctcCGCCTGATATACAATCTACTTTCACATCCCATCCCATTATGATTATTTCTCCTAAATGTTTAGCAACACTAAGTACTTTAGTTGTTAATAGCAAAGTCTTGCTTTCTGAAATAATCCATTTGTCTCTAGAATTAAAAAAGAGCCTGGTCACTAAAATAACTTCAGAAAGGGTGGAGATATGCAAATGCAGGGGGAATGTCATTGGTCAGCGGGGGATACTATGTTGATCATGCAGCCAATCGTTGAGCAGCCAGTTCCTCCACGTCCTCGCGGTTCTCGTTGATCTCGGTGAGCGTGAGCAAAAACCGCGTCCACTCGTCCTGCTGCGCCACTGAGATCTGCTGCAGGAAAAACAAACCAGAAATGTGTTTCAAAACttcatttcattgtatttttgataACTGGAAGCGTCCTCACCTCTCCGACGTCATAAATGTGCACTCGGCCCTCAGAGTCGCCGACAGCCACCTCTCGTCCCGAATGAGTCCAGCGCACACGGTTCAGCGCGGGGCTTCCCTCCACCGTCGCGCTCGCTGTGGGAACCTGACGCAGCAGATTATCATTCATTCAAGAATTGTGGATTTGTTCATAGTATTTCTATGATATTTTTGTACCTCTGTTTCATTGTTGAGGTTCCACAGGTCCAAATGTCCGACCCCGTCCACGCAGGCAAACAGAGCGGGGTGTGTGGGAGACCACATGACGTCATACACGTAGTCTGAATTGTCCTCGAAGGAGTACAGAGGCTTATTGTTCTGTCAGGAGAGACACAGACCAGCGTTAATACTGTTGGCTAAAGCTATTACATATTACTTATGTTCATTGGAATAAAGctgatattacacacacacacatacatatatatatatatataaacctttacGTTTAAGTCGAGGTTCTAAATTTAAAGTTTAAGTTTACAAAATTACtcaaactgaaacaaaataaataaataaaatataaatattcagcaAAAACTTAGAAACTGGAAAAAATctagttaaagtactaaaatcagaaaaaaatacaaattaaagctTATTGATCTGTCAGGAGAAACACGAACAGAccagtattattattgttaactaatacGATTAAAAACGTTTTGCTAAATGAAATAAAgatcaaattaagtaaaatataaatataaaaaactggaaaaaaataagttactaaaactattaaaaaacgttttcattaattgaaataaatctgaaataaaatataaatattctacaaaaaaaagttaaatggaaaattgaaagtgaaatgttgaagtgctaaaattaaaaaaattgaaataaaaataaatgaaagcttatTGTTCTGTCAGGAGAGACACAAACAGAGCAGCGCTCTGAactgaaactattaaaaatgatttgtgttcattaaaataaagcagaaataacaaaatataaacataaggtGAAAACTGTactaagtttaagtactaaaaatactaaaactgaaatagaaaataaagttaaaccaaataatataaatgacaaaacatactttaaaaaaataataaataaactgtaataaatagtATGATAGCGTATAAACAATGTTTGTAGTGTTTATATCAGTAGTGTGTGTGGCACCTTGGTGCTCCAGAGTTTGACGGTCCAGTCAAAAGAGGAAGTGACAAACAGGTGCGAGAAGTCGACCGGTCCTGCCGCTGTGTGGCAGTCGAGGCCTGTGATTGGTCCATTATGACCCTCAAACATCTCACTGATCCCCGCTTTACtacaacacacacagagcaccAATATAACTCAGCAGACACAAACAGCtggacactcacacactcacctgcCGTGTCTGCAGGCGCTGTAGACCGACCCGTCCTCGCTGCCCACCACAAAGTTATTGATGTCACCCAGAGGAAATGACATGGAGGTGACGGCCACTGACTTGGACTGCTTGAACACCAGCTCCAGActgtcctacacacacacacacacacacacacacaaacacactcacagagCCGTTTGAGTTTGACTGCTGTTGTTTGATTGAATCAATGAGAGCCAATGAATGGCTCCATTTCAAACTGTtgacatttttagaaaaaattttGACTTGtattgcattcaaggtatatGTTTGATCAGTTGATGCATTGCCTTCGAAAAGTATCGGTAAGATTTGAgagaaaaaagcatttatttgaatctttactgtcacttttgatgcgccactgttaaataaaaaataatttctttaaaaaaataacttactgatcccaaacttttgaaaagtagttaATCTAGAGGCCTTGTGTGTGTTACctaattaaattcattaaaaataaagaagaagTATCTAACAAtctataaatgataaataaatgaatttaaaataagtaaaatttattaaaaataaatcactaaataaattatttactaatagataatttaaataaataaataactgacacAATAAATAgttgcattaaaaaaacacatgaaattaaaacaacaaataattaaataaataacacaggaAACTTAAATGTTCTTAAAAATCCATCTGTTGATGAGTTTCTGAATGCTTTCTGTACAGTGAACTCTCTGAtgcaaaaaccttttttttttaaattctgcagAAGTTGCCTTTAAAATCATTGGACAGCATTTAGCTAGCTGTGCTAATGGACGTCCCCTTCACATGAGCTGTGTTACCTGCGGCGAGGTCAGCATGTCCAGACTCCAGGAGCACATCTTGCCGTCGGTGGAGATGCTGATGAGATTGTGAGCATTCTGCGTCCCCACCACATTCACACAGTACACCgggtgctgcacacacacacacacacacacacacagatgatgaAGAGGAAGAAATATGATGCAGACGaggaggtgtgtgtctgtgtgtaccgTGTGAGCCGAGGCGGAGAGAGGCGTCCTCTGCACAGGGGTGCCTTTGTTACTGCGGTTGTCCCACAGGACGATCTGCCCCGAGTACGTGCCTCCAACCAGCAGATTGGGATGAAACTGTGCAAACGCTGCTGACATCACTGCAGACTGAACACACAAgttaatcaattattattattatttttttttttaattcattctttcATCCATCCCCAAACCACTTgtgctatttattttatatatatatattattattattattctctatttatttattttatttattattgaattgtttattatttttaatttatttatttatttatttatttgaattaattcatccatccatccaaaccgCTTGTCCTCTTTTTTAACtcattgattaattaaaaaaatatttattcttttttatgtacttattgaatgaatgaatgaatgaatgaatgaatgatgcatttatatatgcaTTCATGTGTTTTAGTATCATCATAATCATTATTACTTTTCTCAGTGATTCTCAACTTCTCAATTTCATGCGTATGTTTCACACAGAAATGCGTTAAGCTCATCACCTGGCAGTGGAAGACATATTCTGGTGTGGTTTTCTTATATTTCATGTTCCAGACGAGAGCCACACCATCGGGCTCGTGTGGAGCGTCTTCATTACTGCTGTATGATGCTGCCAGCAGCTCCGGGTACTGATGGGAAGGACAGAAAACAGGAACAGAGAGGAAACCTCAGTGAATTAGTCTTAAAAGCAGAGTTAGACACTTCCAGAGTGATCATGTACCTGCGGTGACCAGTCGAGACAGGTGACCACTCTGTGTTTGGACCAGCGCTCGTCCGCAAACTGTCTGTTCAGGGAGAGTGTGGCTCCAGCCTGAGACTCtctgaaacaaacacaataaaacaatcaCCAACGACACATCACACACCACCACATCTGCTGACAGATAAACACACTCACCCCTCTTTATCCTGAAGAGCCCGTCCGCTGTAGTCGAAAAACACGTCCACCTGCTCGGAGAGAGCGCGCTCCACGATCCGACAGCTGTGGTCAAAGAAAGTCACGAACTCCTCTGAGTGAAGAATCTGCTGTTTCTCTTCCTCCGTCAGATCATGAGGGAGCGCTACACACAGAAACAGCTCCCTTCAGCAGTTGGAAAGCTGCAATATTTCATGTCTAACTATGTCTGAGAGCACtaccttcctcttcctctttctgaGAGTCTTTCTCCTCTTGATGCTCCAGAACAGGCTGCGTCAAAGCCaaatcatcctcctcttcctcatctacACACAGCAATGAAGGAGTTCAGTTTCATTTGCACACTGATGCACTAAAGAAAAGCAGCGTTTGTGTGATTTACCGTCTTTGTGATGAGTCTGTGTGGGCGTCTGGGTCTCTTTTGTGTAAGACACCAGCTCTTTGGGCGGGAAATCCACCTGTGTGACCTTTGACATGCCCAACTTCAGCGGGCCGCGTCTGCAGAAAATACAGATGCATATGTTTAGATCGAAAAAATACTGGGATATTGtgataataaatactttttaattaattaaaaatattgaataactaaatgaaaagcaattaataattaaattaaaataatgaataaataaacaataataaaaaaaataataaatatctaaataaattaatttaaataaatgataa
This is a stretch of genomic DNA from Carassius carassius chromosome 10, fCarCar2.1, whole genome shotgun sequence. It encodes these proteins:
- the LOC132152183 gene encoding cytoplasmic dynein 1 intermediate chain 2-like isoform X5 codes for the protein MSDKSELKAELERKKQRLAQIREEKKRKEEERKKKELDGRKEGASPPQDDSDLERKRREAETLLQSMGIVDPSMVQPLHLVTEDTCLFHYLVPPPMSPSAKSVDTPSETGSQDSGDGGTGPRRGPLKLGMSKVTQVDFPPKELVSYTKETQTPTQTHHKDDEEEEDDLALTQPVLEHQEEKDSQKEEEEALPHDLTEEEKQQILHSEEFVTFFDHSCRIVERALSEQVDVFFDYSGRALQDKEGESQAGATLSLNRQFADERWSKHRVVTCLDWSPQYPELLAASYSSNEDAPHEPDGVALVWNMKYKKTTPEYVFHCQSAVMSAAFAQFHPNLLVGGTYSGQIVLWDNRSNKGTPVQRTPLSASAHTHPVYCVNVVGTQNAHNLISISTDGKMCSWSLDMLTSPQDSLELVFKQSKSVAVTSMSFPLGDINNFVVGSEDGSVYSACRHGSKAGISEMFEGHNGPITGLDCHTAAGPVDFSHLFVTSSFDWTVKLWSTKNNKPLYSFEDNSDYVYDVMWSPTHPALFACVDGVGHLDLWNLNNETEVPTASATVEGSPALNRVRWTHSGREVAVGDSEGRVHIYDVGEQISVAQQDEWTRFLLTLTEINENREDVEELAAQRLAA
- the LOC132152183 gene encoding dynein, cytoplasmic 1, intermediate chain 2a-like isoform X1 gives rise to the protein MSDKSELKAELERKKQRLAQIREEKKRKEEERKKKELDGRKEGASPPQDDSDLERKRREAETLLQSMGIVDPSMVQPLHLVTEDTCLFHYLVPPPMSPSAKSVDTPSETGSQDSGDGGTGPRTLHWDSDPSTLLLHSDSQLGRGPLKLGMSKVTQVDFPPKELVSYTKETQTPTQTHHKDDEEEEDDLALTQPVLEHQEEKDSQKEEEEALPHDLTEEEKQQILHSEEFVTFFDHSCRIVERALSEQVDVFFDYSGRALQDKEGESQAGATLSLNRQFADERWSKHRVVTCLDWSPQYPELLAASYSSNEDAPHEPDGVALVWNMKYKKTTPEYVFHCQSAVMSAAFAQFHPNLLVGGTYSGQIVLWDNRSNKGTPVQRTPLSASAHTHPVYCVNVVGTQNAHNLISISTDGKMCSWSLDMLTSPQDSLELVFKQSKSVAVTSMSFPLGDINNFVVGSEDGSVYSACRHGSKAGISEMFEGHNGPITGLDCHTAAGPVDFSHLFVTSSFDWTVKLWSTKNNKPLYSFEDNSDYVYDVMWSPTHPALFACVDGVGHLDLWNLNNETEVPTASATVEGSPALNRVRWTHSGREVAVGDSEGRVHIYDVGEQISVAQQDEWTRFLLTLTEINENREDVEELAAQRLAA
- the LOC132152183 gene encoding cytoplasmic dynein 1 intermediate chain 2-like isoform X7 is translated as MSDKSELKAELERKKQRLAQIREEKKRKEEERKKKELDGRKEGASPPQDDSDLERKRREAETLLQSMGIVDPSMVPPPMSPSAKSVDTPSETGSQDSGDGGTGPRRGPLKLGMSKVTQVDFPPKELVSYTKETQTPTQTHHKDDEEEEDDLALTQPVLEHQEEKDSQKEEEEALPHDLTEEEKQQILHSEEFVTFFDHSCRIVERALSEQVDVFFDYSGRALQDKEGESQAGATLSLNRQFADERWSKHRVVTCLDWSPQYPELLAASYSSNEDAPHEPDGVALVWNMKYKKTTPEYVFHCQSAVMSAAFAQFHPNLLVGGTYSGQIVLWDNRSNKGTPVQRTPLSASAHTHPVYCVNVVGTQNAHNLISISTDGKMCSWSLDMLTSPQDSLELVFKQSKSVAVTSMSFPLGDINNFVVGSEDGSVYSACRHGSKAGISEMFEGHNGPITGLDCHTAAGPVDFSHLFVTSSFDWTVKLWSTKNNKPLYSFEDNSDYVYDVMWSPTHPALFACVDGVGHLDLWNLNNETEVPTASATVEGSPALNRVRWTHSGREVAVGDSEGRVHIYDVGEISVAQQDEWTRFLLTLTEINENREDVEELAAQRLAA